One Stenotrophomonas oahuensis genomic region harbors:
- the paoA gene encoding aldehyde dehydrogenase iron-sulfur subunit PaoA — MSTPPYLSLSRRDVLKLGAGSATSMALPAVVAQAQTPADARPPVTARVAFEVNGKPRSLEVDTRVTLLDALREHLQLTGTKKGCDHGQCGACTVLVDGRRINACLTLAVMHEGAKITTIEGLGSPDDLHPMQAAFVKHDGYQCGYCTPGQICSAVAVLQELRDDIPSHVTGDLDRRAALSGDEIRERMSGNICRCGAYSNIVEAIEEVGGRGA, encoded by the coding sequence ATGAGTACCCCGCCCTACCTTTCCCTGTCACGTCGTGACGTACTGAAACTCGGCGCAGGGTCGGCCACCAGCATGGCATTGCCTGCAGTCGTGGCCCAGGCGCAGACTCCCGCCGATGCGCGCCCGCCGGTAACCGCACGCGTCGCTTTCGAGGTGAACGGAAAGCCGCGCAGTCTGGAGGTGGACACCCGCGTCACCCTGCTGGACGCGTTGCGGGAACATCTGCAGCTCACCGGAACCAAGAAGGGCTGCGACCATGGCCAATGCGGTGCCTGCACGGTGCTGGTGGACGGTCGCCGCATCAATGCCTGTCTCACCTTGGCGGTAATGCACGAGGGTGCAAAGATCACCACGATTGAAGGACTGGGTTCGCCGGATGATCTGCACCCGATGCAGGCGGCCTTCGTGAAGCACGATGGATACCAGTGCGGCTACTGCACGCCCGGCCAGATCTGCTCGGCGGTGGCGGTCCTGCAGGAACTGCGTGACGATATTCCCAGCCACGTCACCGGCGATCTTGACCGGCGCGCGGCCCTGTCCGGCGACGAGATCCGCGAGCGCATGAGTGGCAACATCTGCCGCTGCGGCGCTTATTCCAACATCGTCGAGGCGATCGAAGAAGTCGGGGGCCGCGGCGCATGA
- a CDS encoding ThiF family adenylyltransferase, with protein sequence MNSSVMSGFSVSALPLDVTTLRSALANPAHGGFCAFEGWVRNRNDGREVEGLEYEVYAELALAEGETILAEARERFGTIEAVGVHRTGTLQVGELAVWVGVSSPHRDAAFRACRYIIDAFKHRLPVWKKELYLDGDTQWVVCSHGSAETPHATGFEPDYSRQTRLRDVGEQGQARLAAARVLVIGAGGLGSPALTYLAATGIGTLGIVDGDRVEASNLHRQTLYTAADIGQPKAVMAAQRVRAQNPTLSVKVFTEPLGADNVVDVFRQFDLALECTDDMESRYLSSDAAQMAGIPLVLASVHQYEGQLQVILPGGPCLRCLWPEPPDAGLLGSCAESGVLGTVPGVLGTLQAHEALKLLLDLPGRRPGELLLVDLMDTTLQRLPIDPAAGCALHGGCADVAARALEARSAESDLERAFDSLAAAVSAGFHLVDLREADERAALPSGVDALCRPYSSWSADPFTAPASGPVLLFCATGKRSNAAARFLRERGHAEAFSLQGGLRRLQQMHSAREDALHHPPTGCSASSACRHA encoded by the coding sequence ATGAACAGTTCCGTGATGTCCGGTTTCTCGGTCAGCGCCCTGCCCTTGGACGTCACCACGCTGCGAAGTGCGCTGGCGAATCCAGCGCATGGCGGGTTCTGTGCCTTCGAGGGCTGGGTCCGCAACCGCAATGATGGCCGGGAGGTCGAAGGCCTGGAGTATGAGGTTTACGCGGAACTGGCACTGGCGGAAGGTGAAACCATTCTTGCCGAGGCCCGCGAACGCTTCGGCACCATCGAAGCGGTGGGCGTGCATCGCACCGGCACCCTGCAGGTGGGCGAACTTGCGGTGTGGGTAGGCGTGTCCTCCCCACATCGGGACGCCGCGTTCCGGGCGTGTCGTTACATCATCGATGCATTCAAGCATCGGTTACCGGTGTGGAAGAAGGAACTGTACCTGGACGGGGATACGCAATGGGTGGTCTGCTCGCATGGCAGCGCTGAAACGCCGCACGCCACCGGGTTCGAGCCGGACTACTCGCGCCAGACCCGGCTGCGTGACGTCGGCGAGCAGGGCCAGGCCAGGCTCGCCGCCGCCCGCGTGCTGGTGATAGGTGCCGGCGGGCTGGGCAGCCCTGCCCTCACCTATCTGGCGGCCACCGGCATCGGCACCTTGGGCATCGTCGACGGCGACCGCGTCGAGGCCAGCAACCTGCATCGGCAGACCCTGTACACCGCGGCGGACATCGGGCAACCCAAGGCCGTCATGGCGGCCCAACGCGTGCGCGCGCAGAACCCGACGCTGTCGGTTAAGGTCTTCACCGAACCGCTGGGTGCCGACAACGTGGTGGACGTCTTCCGGCAGTTCGACCTGGCACTGGAATGCACTGACGACATGGAGAGCCGCTATCTGAGCAGCGATGCGGCGCAGATGGCCGGCATTCCGCTGGTTCTGGCCAGCGTGCATCAATATGAGGGGCAGTTGCAGGTCATCCTGCCGGGAGGTCCCTGCCTGCGTTGCCTGTGGCCGGAGCCTCCCGACGCGGGCCTGCTGGGCAGTTGTGCGGAATCGGGCGTACTGGGCACCGTCCCGGGCGTGCTCGGTACGCTGCAGGCCCATGAAGCGCTCAAACTTCTGTTGGACCTGCCGGGCCGTCGCCCGGGAGAGCTGCTGCTGGTTGATCTGATGGACACCACCCTGCAGCGCTTGCCCATTGACCCGGCGGCGGGCTGCGCCCTCCATGGAGGGTGCGCTGACGTCGCTGCACGTGCGCTGGAAGCGCGGAGCGCGGAAAGCGATCTGGAGCGCGCGTTCGACTCACTGGCAGCCGCCGTATCAGCCGGGTTTCATCTGGTCGATCTGCGTGAAGCAGATGAGCGAGCGGCGCTTCCCAGTGGCGTAGATGCCCTGTGCAGGCCGTACTCCAGTTGGAGCGCGGACCCGTTCACGGCACCTGCCTCCGGCCCCGTCCTGCTGTTCTGCGCCACTGGCAAGCGCAGCAATGCGGCGGCGCGCTTCCTGCGCGAGCGTGGGCACGCCGAAGCGTTTTCACTGCAAGGCGGCCTGCGCCGGCTGCAGCAGATGCACTCCGCACGTGAAGACGCGCTTCACCATCCGCCAACCGGCTGTTCCGCATCATCAGCGTGTCGGCACGCATGA
- a CDS encoding MoaD/ThiS family protein: MPQLELRYYAQLRDQARISTERVETGATSPASLYEQLRERHGFSLPASLLKVAVNARFCGWDQPLRDGDTVVFIPPVNGG, translated from the coding sequence ATGCCACAACTGGAACTTCGTTACTACGCACAGTTGCGCGACCAGGCCCGGATCAGCACGGAGCGGGTGGAGACCGGTGCCACTTCGCCAGCATCGCTGTATGAGCAGCTGCGCGAGCGGCACGGATTCAGCCTGCCGGCTTCGCTGTTGAAAGTGGCAGTCAACGCCCGCTTCTGCGGTTGGGACCAACCCCTGCGTGACGGGGACACGGTTGTATTCATTCCACCGGTCAACGGCGGATGA